The genomic DNA TTCAGCCAAAACGTCCCCGGTGCAGATCGGGGACGTTTTTTTATTGATTGGCTCAATTCCTGCGTAGAAAGTTCATGAATACACAGTCTTGTGATTTCTGGCAGCGTCGTGACTCCTGACAGCGTTGTGATTTCTGGCAGCGTTGCGATTTCTAACTGACGCAACAGAAAATCGTGCCTGCCTGTTTGAGTCTTGTTGAATTCGTCGATACACTTAGTGTTTGCGATGAGTCATTGTGAAGAAGTGTCTTCAAAACTGAGCACATCCTCGTTCTCAGACGATGTTGTGACACAGACGCAGCTATCGCTGGCAATGACCTGAATACCGTTTTGTGAGACGTTTTATGTTGGGTATGTTTGGACTTGGAACTCCTGAATTAATCATCCTCGCGGTGATCGTGCTGCTTCTATTTGGCAGTCGACTCCCGTCAGCGATGAAGAGCTTGGGAATGTCTGTCAATTCCTTCAAAAAGGGCATGGAAGAAACAGACGAGGACGACAAAAAAGACCCTGACCACATCGACTCCTGAGTCGGCACTCACACCATGACTCGCCCTGAATCTCGCCACGAAAAGACCTTGGTCGTTCTGGTCTCGTGACGAATGCAAGATACCAAGACTTCCCCCCCCCGCGGTTCTTTCACATTAACGCTCACCGACAGGCTGCCTGACGTTCATTAAGATCACCGCAAATCCCTTCAACTAGATCCTCTTGCGTATGTTCAGACTAACCGCAAGCTCCACGAGAGCATCTTTCGATTTGGTGTTCAGGTCCTGCCTCGTGGCGAACAGCAATTTTATTAGAGAAATGCGTTCTTCACGGGCACACGGTAGAGCAAACTGCTCTAGATGATCAAACTCCCATAAATCACGGGAGTTTCACCTGCTCCCGCCCCACGCCTCCCGGGTTCGTCAATTTTGTAATTCCAAGAGTATTGCCGATAATTATTTTCCAGTCTCTTCGCGAACAGTTCACCACCTCGTGAAAGTGATCCTTACGGCCAAGATAAGCACCGGCAACCTCTGAATTCGAATTGGCTCAAAATGTTGCAGGAAAAATCATGCTGTTCGCTGCTGAAACGATTGCCAGCTTAGAAGCCAACTCACACTATCTTGGACTACATTGGGCAGACTGGGCCATTCTGTGTGCTTACCTGCTCGGCATCACCGCACTCGGAGTCTGGTCGTTCAAAAAGGTGAGCGACTCTGATGATTTCTTCATGGGGGGACGTCGATTTGGCAAAGTCTTCATGATGTTCTTCGCTTTCGGATCGGGGACAAGTAGTGAACATGCCATTAGTGTTTCGGCAGGATCATTTCGGAACGGCCTCGCTGGAATTTGGTATCAGTTTCTTTGGCTTTGGGCGACTCCGTTCTATTGGATCGTGGCCCCAGTTTTGCGACGTATGCGAGCGCTCACAACCAGTGATTTCTTTGAAGCCCGTTACGACACATCGACATCGTTGCTGTATTCGATTCTCGGCATGTGTATCTCGATTACGTTTATTTCAGCATCACTCTTCTTCGGTGCAAAAATGGTCACTGGGCTTAGCGGCGGAGAGTTTCCCGTGGAATATGCCGTCGGTGCCATGACGGTAATGTTTGTGATTTACGGACTGGCCGGCGGACTGGGAGCTGCTGTCATTACCGATTTTGTCCAGGGAATCCTGACTATCATTTTCTCTTTTCTCCTCCTCCCGTTTGCATTGCACTACGCCGCTCAGGTCACCGGTGCTCCAGGCGGATTCGCAGCTCTCCATCTAGGAGTCCCTGGCTTCTCTGGCGAGGACATGCTCAGCATGACGCTCACGAAAGAGCTTGCCGAGAGCTTGGGGAAAGAGCCGATCACAATTTTCTATATTGTGATGATGTCAATCAACGCGTTGATCGGAATTGTGGTCCAGCCGCACATCATGGGTGTTTGTGGTGCAGGGAAAACGGAATACGAAGGACGCTTCGGATTTACAGTCGGGAACTTCATGAAACGTCTTTGCACAATTGCCTGGACGTTCACTGGATTGGCGTGTGTCATCATTTACCTGACCCCCGGGAATGGGTTCATTTCACCTGAACGTCTGGCCGAGCTCAATGCTGATCCAGACAAGATGAAAGATTTTGCGGATAGCGTATTCGGATACGCTGCTCACGACATCCTCCCGCGTATTAGCCCGGGGCTTGTTGGCTTACTATTTGCCTCTCTGCTCGCAGCCATCATGAGTTCGTGCGATGCCCACATGGTGATGGGCTCTGGGCTGTTTACGGAAAATATCTACAGAAAATTCATCAACCCCAAAGCTTCAGAAAAGGTCATGGTTTGGGTGGGTCGATTTTCCGGAATTGGAATTGTTGCTTTGTCACTGTTGCTGATGTCCCAATTCGATGATGCGATTCAGGTCCTTACTCGATACGTCAACGCTGTGCCAGCGTTCATTGGACTCGCATTTTGGTTTGGAATTATCTGGCGAGGCTACACGCCCGCTGCAGTTTGGACATCCACACTCACCGCCGCCGGACTCTGGTATCTAACAACAAAACATTCCCCCTTCGACT from Thalassoglobus polymorphus includes the following:
- a CDS encoding Sec-independent protein translocase subunit TatA/TatB translates to MLGMFGLGTPELIILAVIVLLLFGSRLPSAMKSLGMSVNSFKKGMEETDEDDKKDPDHIDS
- a CDS encoding sodium:solute symporter family protein, coding for MLFAAETIASLEANSHYLGLHWADWAILCAYLLGITALGVWSFKKVSDSDDFFMGGRRFGKVFMMFFAFGSGTSSEHAISVSAGSFRNGLAGIWYQFLWLWATPFYWIVAPVLRRMRALTTSDFFEARYDTSTSLLYSILGMCISITFISASLFFGAKMVTGLSGGEFPVEYAVGAMTVMFVIYGLAGGLGAAVITDFVQGILTIIFSFLLLPFALHYAAQVTGAPGGFAALHLGVPGFSGEDMLSMTLTKELAESLGKEPITIFYIVMMSINALIGIVVQPHIMGVCGAGKTEYEGRFGFTVGNFMKRLCTIAWTFTGLACVIIYLTPGNGFISPERLAELNADPDKMKDFADSVFGYAAHDILPRISPGLVGLLFASLLAAIMSSCDAHMVMGSGLFTENIYRKFINPKASEKVMVWVGRFSGIGIVALSLLLMSQFDDAIQVLTRYVNAVPAFIGLAFWFGIIWRGYTPAAVWTSTLTAAGLWYLTTKHSPFDWTTAEEGSKILQRNIDYLPGLFREWLWDNFPFTKYESLKEGKVATSIPWQYVIYLGGGAGVGLLTSFLTKRPDESKLEHFFTLLRTPVRPGEKVHEPCTLPENPLPPETGKLIPIKDIELPAPSFVGMAGFIISWIVVGLLVALTWWLAQLGG